The proteins below come from a single Leptospiraceae bacterium genomic window:
- a CDS encoding sulfate ABC transporter ATP-binding protein — protein sequence MSIEIKNINKHFGNFHAIKGLNLNINAGELVALLGPSGCGKTTLLRIISGLEYADSGSILFSGEDTLGKHINERKVGFVFQHYALFKHMTVFENVAFGLRVRPRKVRPSKGEIKDKVESLLKLVKLELLQNRYPSQLSGGQRQRVALARALAVEPKVLLLDEPFGALDAQVRKELRRWLRRLHDEIHVTSVFVTHDQEEALEVADRVVVMNQGQIEQVGTPEEVYINPATPFVYNFLGNVNLFHGRVENGKLFLGDKEIQYGADTKTGDNKAYIYIRPYHFDIHLSQQSDTISSAHIEHISPAGSNIRVELIDEFSQPILVEIPTERYKELGIKKGERVFISPKQTKVFFDGAYQDYSI from the coding sequence ATGAGTATAGAAATTAAAAATATCAATAAACATTTTGGGAATTTTCATGCAATAAAAGGTTTGAATCTGAATATTAACGCAGGAGAATTAGTCGCTTTGTTAGGTCCGTCAGGTTGCGGCAAAACAACGTTACTCCGTATCATTTCTGGCTTAGAATATGCTGATTCTGGTTCTATTTTGTTTTCTGGTGAAGATACATTAGGGAAACATATTAACGAAAGAAAAGTCGGATTCGTATTTCAACACTATGCTTTATTTAAACATATGACTGTTTTTGAAAACGTTGCATTTGGTTTAAGAGTTCGACCTAGAAAAGTTCGACCATCGAAGGGAGAAATTAAGGATAAGGTAGAAAGTCTTTTAAAACTTGTAAAGTTGGAATTATTGCAGAATAGATATCCCTCTCAACTTTCTGGTGGGCAAAGGCAACGTGTTGCACTTGCTCGTGCGTTAGCCGTAGAACCAAAAGTGTTATTATTAGATGAGCCATTCGGAGCGTTAGATGCACAAGTAAGGAAAGAACTTCGCCGATGGTTAAGAAGGCTTCATGATGAAATTCATGTAACAAGCGTTTTTGTTACTCATGACCAAGAGGAAGCTTTGGAAGTTGCTGACCGTGTTGTAGTGATGAACCAAGGACAAATTGAACAAGTCGGAACTCCAGAAGAAGTATATATAAATCCGGCTACACCTTTTGTTTACAATTTTCTAGGAAATGTAAATTTATTTCACGGAAGAGTGGAAAATGGAAAATTATTTTTAGGGGATAAAGAAATTCAATACGGAGCGGATACAAAAACTGGGGATAATAAAGCTTATATCTACATTCGCCCTTACCATTTTGACATTCATCTATCTCAACAATCAGACACAATCTCTAGTGCACATATTGAACATATAAGTCCCGCTGGATCGAATATCAGAGTCGAATTAATTGATGAGTTTAGTCAGCCAATACTTGTAGAAATACCCACTGAGAGATACAAAGAACTAGGAATTAAAAAAGGGGAAAGAGTGTTTATAAGCCCCAAACAAACAAAGGTATTCTTTGATGGGGCTTATCAAGATTATTCGATATAA
- the greA gene encoding transcription elongation factor GreA, whose protein sequence is MSQETVITNEKTSSELDKLTSLFNEEIYVRVDASSVPVTKFKILDDLIAHYKTISKLDEANQKVEDHLKDHPESISARYLTGFISLIQNKIEDSNHLKSLLEQFRIHGKWTIIEYISDHILQFGEQRLALKFKAEALEKLNKNKELKLVLEKLAKHDRKNPEIAKKYALSILDEDKDKAIIFLKQAAESFARSKEYGQLEEIWAILTQHNFEDLPFFEKIERILLSAREKSRIVILFYPLMEAYKLLEDHDKTILLLKKILDHEPLSQKARNDLIRAYKAKYANHSLLDEFLKMSEIGNSKKSIKACITNFERNIVFDTNNYVMHRNWGVGQIKSISSASDSIVVDFLDKKDHKLSIQMAITSLKPLKQDHIWVKLYENKQQIIDLFSNDIPTFFVELLTSHENIMTLGDIKAEITTKFLNKSDEWSKWWNKAKVLLKKDPRIGFNPKKKDEIIYRQKPISLTEELSDKFAAVTDSNKKLDIALEALEVYEEAEGAVESFNHFYYEEEEAKDGFRKLVAYIYLDIASGTIHSDDLPRHQKPEEIQKLIQGLSKEELLTFSKQLTNVEVKKNYVNLIRKYHSDYINVFMGILFEVPVKINKYTFTVLVSEGKHSELNLFIESTINKSKENPEVFLWVAKSILSGSWDYSWLNISRQDLVLRTFRILKPLAKIEEKGTKLKNAAMDILFGNENEVVSEIIKSSEPDFIRKIYALFKEVPYVTDSEKDRLQSLINSLKPGFSWDDSYTGSDDDSIDDTYSIPTNVILVTRMGFNAKKEEFEHLVNVEMAENSRDIGEAQEKGDLRENAEYKAAMEKQVQLQAQIKKLETELKSARILDITDVKTDKINIGCTVKLKNENNGEEVTYSILGAWDADTEKNVISYQSPMGKALLGKKIGETASVDFEGSHMNFKVLEIHRYTI, encoded by the coding sequence ATGTCCCAAGAAACAGTCATTACGAACGAAAAAACAAGCAGTGAACTAGATAAGCTCACGAGTCTATTTAACGAGGAAATCTACGTACGTGTAGATGCATCCTCAGTTCCTGTTACAAAATTTAAAATCCTAGATGATTTAATTGCCCATTACAAAACCATAAGCAAACTTGATGAGGCAAATCAAAAAGTAGAGGATCATCTAAAGGATCACCCTGAAAGCATTTCTGCAAGGTATCTGACTGGTTTTATATCTCTTATCCAAAACAAAATCGAGGATTCCAACCATCTGAAATCTCTTTTAGAGCAATTTCGTATTCATGGCAAATGGACCATTATTGAATATATATCAGATCATATTTTACAATTCGGTGAACAACGACTAGCCCTAAAATTTAAGGCAGAAGCTCTTGAAAAATTGAATAAAAACAAAGAGCTCAAACTAGTCCTAGAAAAACTCGCAAAACACGACAGAAAAAATCCAGAAATTGCAAAAAAATATGCCCTTTCCATTCTAGATGAGGACAAAGACAAAGCTATTATTTTTCTAAAACAAGCTGCTGAATCCTTTGCAAGATCAAAAGAATATGGTCAACTCGAAGAAATTTGGGCGATTCTCACCCAGCACAATTTTGAAGACTTACCTTTCTTTGAGAAAATAGAAAGAATACTATTATCCGCTCGTGAAAAATCTAGAATTGTAATTCTATTTTATCCACTTATGGAAGCTTACAAGTTACTAGAAGACCACGATAAAACAATTTTATTATTGAAAAAGATTTTAGATCATGAACCTCTTTCCCAAAAAGCAAGGAATGATTTAATTAGAGCATATAAAGCAAAGTATGCAAACCATTCTCTTCTGGATGAATTCCTCAAAATGTCTGAGATAGGAAATAGTAAAAAATCTATCAAAGCATGTATAACAAACTTTGAAAGAAATATTGTTTTTGATACCAATAATTATGTAATGCATAGAAATTGGGGAGTAGGACAAATTAAGTCAATCAGTAGTGCAAGTGATTCTATTGTAGTGGATTTTTTAGACAAAAAAGATCATAAGCTCTCTATTCAAATGGCAATTACAAGTTTGAAACCACTCAAACAAGACCATATCTGGGTAAAACTTTACGAGAACAAACAACAGATTATTGATTTATTTAGTAATGACATACCAACTTTCTTCGTAGAACTCTTGACATCACACGAAAACATTATGACGTTAGGCGATATTAAAGCCGAAATAACGACTAAGTTTTTAAATAAATCGGACGAGTGGTCAAAATGGTGGAACAAAGCAAAAGTTTTACTAAAAAAAGATCCCCGTATAGGTTTCAATCCAAAGAAAAAAGATGAAATCATATACCGCCAAAAACCAATTTCTTTAACGGAAGAACTTTCTGATAAATTTGCGGCTGTTACTGACAGCAATAAAAAACTTGATATTGCTCTAGAGGCATTGGAAGTATATGAAGAAGCGGAAGGTGCAGTTGAATCCTTCAATCATTTTTATTATGAAGAAGAGGAAGCAAAAGATGGTTTCCGTAAATTAGTTGCTTATATTTACCTAGACATTGCATCAGGAACAATTCATTCAGATGATTTACCAAGACATCAGAAACCTGAAGAAATACAAAAACTGATCCAAGGACTTTCAAAAGAAGAATTACTCACTTTTTCCAAACAACTCACAAACGTAGAAGTGAAGAAAAACTATGTTAACCTAATTCGTAAATACCATTCTGATTATATCAATGTGTTTATGGGAATTCTTTTTGAAGTACCAGTCAAAATAAATAAATATACGTTCACTGTATTAGTTTCTGAAGGGAAGCATTCCGAGCTAAATCTATTTATTGAATCCACAATTAATAAATCAAAAGAAAATCCAGAAGTATTTTTATGGGTCGCAAAATCTATATTATCCGGTTCATGGGATTATTCTTGGTTAAACATATCTAGACAAGATTTAGTCCTCAGAACTTTTAGAATACTCAAACCACTAGCAAAAATTGAAGAGAAAGGAACTAAACTCAAAAATGCAGCTATGGATATATTATTTGGAAATGAAAATGAAGTAGTTTCTGAAATCATTAAGTCTAGTGAACCAGATTTTATCCGAAAAATTTATGCACTTTTCAAAGAAGTACCGTATGTGACCGACTCTGAAAAAGATAGACTACAAAGTTTAATCAACAGTCTCAAACCTGGATTTTCATGGGATGATAGTTATACTGGTTCTGATGATGACTCTATTGATGACACTTATTCTATTCCTACTAACGTAATTTTAGTTACCAGAATGGGATTCAATGCAAAGAAGGAAGAGTTTGAACATCTTGTAAACGTTGAGATGGCAGAAAATTCCAGAGACATTGGAGAAGCACAGGAAAAAGGTGACTTAAGAGAAAATGCTGAATACAAAGCGGCAATGGAAAAACAAGTACAACTCCAAGCTCAAATTAAAAAGTTAGAAACAGAACTAAAAAGTGCTCGTATTTTAGACATAACCGATGTGAAAACTGATAAGATTAACATTGGTTGTACAGTTAAACTAAAAAATGAAAACAATGGAGAAGAAGTAACGTATTCTATCCTTGGTGCTTGGGATGCTGATACAGAAAAGAATGTTATCAGTTACCAATCCCCTATGGGTAAAGCATTGTTAGGCAAAAAAATCGGTGAGACTGCATCTGTAGACTTTGAAGGAAGCCATATGAACTTCAAGGTCTTAGAAATTCACCGATATACGATTTAA
- a CDS encoding endoflagellar filament sheath protein, translating to MNNKKKLLGMLSGSIAILIALSGVAYAEKKGLKTTNGNDLGSAELKSITLETWDKTEWEVFTDKDSEQPDSYGKKPWKKDLPPSSQSMRQVKLLKGYPRDVKYLDMSKDKENAQILALKFHFTFPGNNEVTIRPPRTPDFLINRPRMFINDNAFSSEEAKKDPSKRDTNNVNMQPIYGVELPGVTKSMSVWVLGRGIDYNLEGWFEDYKGDTHVIKFGSVNFVGWRPMTAVIPSNIPQFVEAYPATKSLVFKQFKLRSTPKTGGDVTYLFFDELKILADTFDVHFDGANIDFDPEDCKNKQRVEEVEARAKGSKPTKDCGGGDAKSAPAAEKKP from the coding sequence ATGAACAATAAGAAGAAATTATTAGGTATGCTTTCGGGTTCAATTGCAATTTTAATTGCATTATCTGGTGTTGCCTATGCAGAAAAGAAAGGTTTAAAAACTACTAACGGGAATGACCTTGGATCCGCAGAGTTGAAATCAATTACTCTTGAAACTTGGGATAAAACAGAATGGGAAGTTTTTACAGACAAAGATTCAGAACAACCTGATAGTTATGGAAAAAAACCATGGAAAAAAGATCTTCCTCCGTCTTCTCAATCAATGAGACAAGTGAAGCTTTTAAAAGGTTATCCTAGAGACGTAAAATATCTTGATATGAGCAAGGACAAAGAAAACGCACAAATTCTTGCACTCAAATTTCATTTTACTTTTCCTGGAAACAATGAAGTAACTATAAGACCTCCTAGAACTCCAGACTTTTTAATTAATCGCCCAAGAATGTTTATCAATGATAATGCATTTTCCAGTGAAGAAGCCAAAAAAGACCCATCTAAAAGAGACACAAACAATGTAAATATGCAACCTATTTACGGTGTTGAATTACCAGGTGTTACTAAGTCTATGTCTGTTTGGGTTCTTGGAAGAGGAATCGACTACAACTTAGAAGGTTGGTTTGAAGACTACAAAGGGGATACTCACGTTATTAAATTTGGTTCTGTAAATTTTGTGGGATGGCGTCCGATGACTGCAGTTATTCCTTCCAATATTCCACAATTCGTAGAAGCCTACCCTGCTACCAAAAGTTTAGTATTCAAACAATTTAAACTTAGATCTACTCCGAAAACAGGTGGGGACGTTACCTATCTCTTCTTTGACGAGTTAAAGATCTTGGCGGATACATTTGATGTTCACTTTGACGGTGCAAATATCGACTTCGATCCAGAAGATTGTAAAAACAAACAAAGGGTAGAAGAAGTAGAAGCTAGAGCGAAAGGTAGCAAACCTACCAAAGATTGTGGCGGTGGTGATGCTAAATCTGCACCAGCGGCAGAAAAGAAGCCTTAA
- a CDS encoding endoflagellar filament sheath protein — protein sequence MKFKNIVMMVLIGVLGLPALYAQAPAKTTTTAPAAATTNNSSGGGAAIEPLERVTLEDFEESEDWRAKSTTPLGQTKVLKMIQRGIIKDVFDEKSTPDKKNEKGEYVPVSEDQKDRIGANHILGVKTYFAEKGFDRVELSPPHEYIIKGKARQISVWVLGRKYKHTLYAKFRDYRGNTHNIRLGRLDFYGWRKLTAPIPGYVPQSTRYSLLDKNIHFVSLFVASDVHEVAGDFYFYVDDLEVRSDKYDMIYPGFEIKDNW from the coding sequence ATGAAGTTTAAAAATATTGTAATGATGGTGTTGATAGGTGTTTTAGGGTTGCCTGCTTTGTATGCACAGGCTCCTGCAAAAACAACAACAACCGCCCCTGCGGCTGCGACTACAAACAATAGTAGCGGTGGTGGCGCAGCAATTGAGCCTTTGGAAAGAGTTACGCTCGAAGACTTTGAAGAGTCTGAAGACTGGAGAGCTAAGTCTACTACTCCGCTGGGTCAAACGAAAGTTTTAAAAATGATACAAAGAGGTATCATCAAAGACGTGTTTGACGAAAAATCAACTCCTGATAAAAAAAACGAGAAAGGTGAATATGTTCCAGTTTCTGAAGACCAAAAAGATAGAATTGGTGCAAACCACATTTTAGGTGTAAAAACATATTTTGCAGAAAAAGGTTTTGATAGAGTTGAACTTTCCCCTCCACATGAATACATTATTAAAGGAAAAGCTCGTCAAATTTCTGTATGGGTATTAGGTAGAAAATACAAACATACTCTTTACGCAAAATTTAGAGACTATCGCGGAAATACTCATAATATACGACTTGGTCGTTTAGATTTTTACGGTTGGAGAAAACTAACAGCTCCAATTCCTGGCTACGTTCCACAAAGCACAAGATATTCATTGCTCGACAAAAACATTCACTTTGTTTCTTTGTTTGTTGCAAGCGATGTGCATGAAGTAGCGGGAGATTTTTATTTCTATGTAGATGATTTAGAAGTAAGATCTGATAAGTATGATATGATTTATCCTGGTTTTGAAATTAAGGATAATTGGTAG
- a CDS encoding DNA-binding protein, whose amino-acid sequence MDPEIQTEKIVTQNKTFLVDLKKNQAGYYLKVSEWSNSKKSSIFVPAEGVDKLIEILSRFQTLIANDKEIDG is encoded by the coding sequence ATAGATCCTGAAATCCAAACGGAAAAGATTGTAACCCAAAACAAAACTTTTCTAGTTGATTTAAAAAAGAATCAAGCGGGATATTATCTTAAAGTTTCCGAATGGTCGAATAGTAAAAAATCTTCCATTTTTGTTCCTGCAGAGGGAGTTGATAAATTGATAGAAATTCTTTCAAGATTTCAAACTTTAATTGCCAATGACAAAGAGATAGATGGATAA
- a CDS encoding transketolase family protein, protein MGAVTTNTNSELKATRDAYGEALAELGSENSEIVVLDADLSGSTKTNVFKKKFPDRFFNMGVAEQNLVGHAAGMALSGLIPFASSFAMFLAGRAWEIVRNSVAYPNLNVKLVASHGGITLGEDGASHQIIEDFAIMRVIPGMTVICPSDFNETKLVIKKIAEYKGPVYVRVGRPPIPLIQRENYQFEIGKGELLTEGKDVLIVACGLLVGESLKAIEVLKEKGISVSLINMATIKPIDKELILKQARICKAVVTCEEHNVIGGLGSAVSELLSEEYPVPVIKLGMQDVFGKSGTWSELLDYFGMRSTNIVSLVEKAVQKKSEN, encoded by the coding sequence ATGGGCGCAGTAACAACGAATACAAACTCTGAACTCAAAGCAACTCGTGACGCTTATGGAGAAGCACTGGCTGAGCTAGGCTCCGAAAACTCTGAGATAGTTGTTTTAGATGCAGATCTTTCTGGATCAACAAAGACCAATGTTTTTAAAAAGAAATTTCCAGATCGTTTCTTTAACATGGGTGTTGCTGAACAAAACTTAGTGGGTCATGCCGCCGGCATGGCTCTCTCGGGGCTAATTCCGTTTGCCTCTTCTTTTGCTATGTTTCTAGCCGGCCGAGCTTGGGAGATAGTGCGCAATAGTGTAGCTTACCCAAACTTAAATGTAAAGTTAGTTGCTTCTCATGGTGGAATTACTCTAGGAGAAGATGGAGCCTCTCATCAAATCATCGAGGATTTTGCTATTATGCGCGTGATTCCGGGGATGACGGTGATTTGCCCCTCCGACTTCAACGAGACAAAACTAGTAATCAAAAAAATTGCTGAGTACAAAGGTCCTGTTTATGTTCGTGTTGGAAGACCTCCCATTCCCCTAATTCAAAGAGAAAATTATCAATTTGAAATTGGAAAAGGAGAACTACTTACCGAAGGAAAAGATGTTTTAATCGTCGCTTGTGGTCTTTTAGTGGGTGAGTCTTTAAAGGCAATTGAAGTGCTAAAAGAAAAAGGAATATCTGTTTCCTTAATTAATATGGCAACAATTAAACCAATTGATAAAGAGTTAATTTTAAAACAGGCAAGAATTTGCAAGGCAGTAGTTACTTGCGAAGAACATAATGTAATTGGTGGATTGGGCTCTGCTGTCAGTGAATTACTTTCAGAAGAATATCCAGTTCCAGTTATAAAACTTGGTATGCAGGATGTATTTGGCAAATCGGGTACATGGAGCGAGTTACTCGATTATTTTGGAATGCGCTCTACAAATATAGTTTCACTTGTAGAAAAAGCAGTACAGAAGAAATCAGAAAACTAA
- a CDS encoding methionine adenosyltransferase: protein MSLNDFIFTSESVSEGHPDKVCDQISDAILDAFLAQDPKSRVACETLVTTNLVVVAGEITSSGKIDAQEIARGVINKIGYNDIAMGFDAEFAVVQTHIHKQSPDISQGVTEGQGLFKEQGAGDQGLMFGFAIDETKELMPMPIQYSHALMKKLADLRHGKKLKFLRPDAKSQVTVIYENGKPVAVDTVVISTQHTPEAKHKQIKEAVIEECIKKVIPANLLKKTKYFINPTGIFIIGGPHGDTGLTGRKIIVDTYGGYGRHGGGAFSGKDPSKVDRSAAYMARYIAKNVVAAGLAKKCEVQLAYAIGVAEPVSVLVDTFGTSKIPDSEIVKRVKANFKLTPRGIIETLQLLEKGRTYSETASYGHFGRTGNTFTWERTDKAEALKG from the coding sequence ATGTCACTGAATGATTTTATATTCACTTCCGAATCCGTTTCTGAAGGTCACCCTGATAAAGTATGTGATCAAATTTCTGATGCTATTCTAGATGCATTTTTAGCGCAAGACCCAAAGTCCAGAGTTGCCTGCGAAACACTAGTTACCACAAACCTAGTAGTAGTTGCCGGAGAGATAACAAGTTCTGGAAAAATCGATGCGCAAGAAATCGCACGAGGAGTAATAAATAAAATCGGCTACAATGATATTGCCATGGGATTTGACGCCGAATTTGCTGTTGTGCAAACTCATATCCACAAACAAAGCCCTGATATTTCCCAAGGTGTTACTGAGGGACAAGGTTTATTCAAAGAACAAGGAGCTGGAGACCAAGGTTTAATGTTCGGTTTTGCTATAGATGAAACTAAAGAATTAATGCCAATGCCAATTCAATACTCGCATGCTCTTATGAAAAAACTAGCTGATTTACGTCACGGTAAAAAGCTCAAATTTTTACGCCCAGACGCAAAATCGCAAGTAACCGTAATTTACGAAAATGGAAAACCGGTTGCTGTAGATACTGTAGTTATTTCCACCCAACACACTCCAGAAGCAAAACACAAACAAATCAAAGAAGCAGTCATCGAAGAATGTATCAAAAAAGTAATCCCCGCTAACCTTTTGAAAAAAACAAAATACTTCATTAACCCAACTGGAATTTTTATCATAGGTGGTCCACATGGAGATACTGGTTTAACTGGCAGAAAAATCATTGTAGATACTTATGGTGGATACGGAAGACATGGCGGTGGAGCTTTCTCAGGAAAAGACCCTTCTAAAGTAGATAGATCTGCGGCGTACATGGCACGTTATATTGCTAAGAACGTTGTAGCAGCAGGGCTTGCGAAAAAATGCGAAGTGCAACTTGCGTATGCAATTGGTGTTGCAGAACCTGTTTCTGTTTTAGTAGATACATTTGGGACAAGCAAAATTCCTGATTCTGAAATTGTAAAACGTGTTAAGGCTAATTTTAAGTTAACCCCAAGAGGAATCATAGAAACTCTTCAACTTTTAGAAAAAGGCAGAACCTATTCTGAAACCGCAAGTTATGGTCACTTCGGAAGAACTGGAAATACATTTACTTGGGAAAGAACCGATAAAGCAGAGGCTTTAAAAGGCTAA
- a CDS encoding helix-turn-helix domain-containing protein, with protein MSIMPLTSYKMNEIKVIRKKINLSQNLFAKELGVPKKTVEAWESGRNIPQCPAQRILYIIKTNPVLFKELKIVS; from the coding sequence ATGTCGATTATGCCCCTGACTAGTTACAAGATGAATGAAATCAAGGTTATCCGCAAAAAAATTAATCTTTCTCAGAATCTTTTTGCAAAAGAGTTAGGAGTTCCTAAGAAGACAGTAGAAGCTTGGGAATCTGGTAGAAATATTCCACAATGTCCTGCACAAAGAATTTTATACATCATCAAAACGAATCCAGTTTTATTTAAAGAACTTAAGATAGTTTCCTAA
- a CDS encoding ABC-F family ATP-binding cassette domain-containing protein, with protein sequence MIKIFGVHKSFGSQLLFDDLSVAVNRGEKVGLVGRNGHGKSTLFQMILGNSEPDKGTVQIPKNYKIGHLDQHLKFTKPTVLEECSLGLPEGEEYETWQVEKILSGLGFSEADMERNPNEFSGGYQIRMNLAKLLVSRPDMLMLDEPNNYLDIVTIRWLEEFLREWEGEIILVTHDRSFMDSVVSHVVAIHRTKAIKIEGDTEKLYTQINEAEELYEKTRLNEAKKRKQEEIFIAKFKAKASFASRTQSRVKKLEKQGEMKALDVIEDLDLFFNAAPFGASQMLSAESVSFSYTGSAPFLVEDFSISVGKRDRICIIGKNGKGKSTLLKVLAGELQPVSGKVSKHPSLKEGYFGQTNKLDMDDSNTVVEEIKSADKSCTESIARNIAGGLMFSGDTALKKIKVLSGGEKSRVLLGKILVTPSNLLFLDEPTNHLDMQSCDSLIEAIDQFDGSVIMVSHNEMHLRAVATKLIVFDNNKVSIYDGGYDDFLTDVGWSDEDI encoded by the coding sequence ATGATAAAAATCTTTGGAGTGCATAAATCATTTGGAAGTCAGTTGTTATTTGATGATTTGAGTGTGGCTGTAAATCGTGGGGAAAAAGTAGGATTAGTCGGAAGAAATGGTCACGGCAAATCGACATTATTCCAAATGATTTTAGGAAATTCTGAGCCTGACAAAGGAACCGTTCAAATTCCCAAAAATTATAAAATCGGTCATCTAGATCAGCATTTGAAATTTACAAAACCAACTGTGCTTGAAGAATGTTCTCTAGGCCTTCCTGAAGGCGAAGAGTATGAAACATGGCAGGTAGAAAAAATTCTTTCTGGTCTAGGATTTTCGGAAGCGGATATGGAAAGAAACCCCAACGAATTTTCCGGTGGTTACCAGATTCGTATGAACCTTGCAAAACTTTTAGTATCAAGACCTGATATGCTAATGCTTGATGAGCCAAACAACTACTTGGACATTGTTACGATTCGTTGGCTAGAAGAATTTTTACGTGAATGGGAAGGGGAGATAATTCTTGTTACCCACGATAGAAGTTTTATGGATTCTGTTGTATCGCACGTAGTTGCTATTCACCGCACCAAGGCGATTAAAATAGAAGGTGACACTGAAAAACTTTATACCCAAATTAATGAAGCAGAAGAGCTTTATGAAAAAACTCGTTTGAATGAGGCAAAGAAACGCAAACAAGAAGAAATATTTATCGCCAAGTTTAAAGCCAAGGCGAGTTTTGCGAGCCGAACCCAGTCGCGTGTAAAGAAGCTAGAAAAACAAGGAGAAATGAAAGCGTTAGACGTAATTGAAGACTTGGATTTATTTTTTAACGCCGCTCCGTTTGGGGCAAGTCAAATGCTTTCTGCCGAAAGTGTTTCTTTTTCTTATACTGGCTCTGCTCCTTTTTTAGTCGAAGATTTTTCTATTAGTGTAGGCAAGCGAGATAGGATTTGCATCATCGGTAAAAACGGAAAAGGAAAATCTACCCTTCTAAAAGTGCTTGCTGGTGAATTACAGCCAGTATCCGGTAAAGTAAGTAAACATCCTTCATTGAAAGAAGGTTATTTCGGACAAACCAACAAACTCGATATGGATGATAGTAATACAGTGGTAGAAGAAATCAAAAGTGCTGACAAGTCTTGTACGGAAAGTATTGCTCGTAATATCGCAGGTGGGCTTATGTTTTCGGGTGACACTGCTCTCAAAAAAATAAAAGTTTTGTCGGGTGGAGAGAAAAGTCGTGTGCTTTTGGGGAAAATACTTGTTACCCCCTCGAATTTACTATTTTTAGATGAGCCAACCAACCACTTGGATATGCAATCTTGTGATTCTTTGATTGAAGCAATCGACCAGTTTGACGGCTCAGTCATTATGGTTTCCCACAACGAAATGCATTTACGAGCAGTTGCTACAAAACTAATCGTATTTGATAATAATAAAGTTAGCATTTATGATGGCGGATACGATGACTTCTTAACTGACGTTGGTTGGTCGGATGAAGATATTTAG
- a CDS encoding Bax inhibitor-1/YccA family protein — translation MSNPALTENLFTNRSAVGTQRMTIEGTTNKAFALLVLALLTASYTWQMVRTAGMESAYPLMIGGAISGFVIALILVFKSEWASFLAPVYALAEGLFLGGISSYFETLFPGIAVQAVSLTVAAMATMLFLYKARVIQVTEKFRSIMFVATASIGVVYLITFALSFFGVRIPYIHGSGLIGIGFSLVVVGIAAFNLILDFDFIETGAANGAPKYMEWYGAFALMVTLVWLYLEILRLLSKLRSSD, via the coding sequence ATGAGTAACCCTGCATTAACAGAAAATCTATTTACAAACCGTTCCGCAGTTGGAACACAAAGAATGACAATCGAGGGAACTACCAATAAAGCGTTTGCCTTATTAGTTCTCGCCTTACTTACAGCCAGTTACACTTGGCAGATGGTTAGAACGGCTGGAATGGAGTCTGCCTACCCCCTTATGATCGGTGGTGCTATTTCTGGATTTGTAATCGCACTTATTCTTGTGTTCAAATCAGAATGGGCATCATTTCTCGCCCCTGTATATGCTTTAGCGGAAGGATTATTTCTAGGTGGAATTTCCTCTTACTTTGAAACACTTTTTCCAGGCATAGCAGTGCAAGCAGTTTCTCTGACGGTAGCCGCAATGGCAACGATGCTTTTTTTATATAAAGCTAGAGTGATCCAAGTTACAGAAAAATTTCGCAGCATAATGTTCGTAGCCACTGCATCCATTGGTGTTGTGTATTTAATTACATTTGCTTTGAGTTTTTTCGGAGTTCGAATCCCTTACATTCATGGAAGCGGATTAATCGGAATAGGTTTTTCTCTTGTGGTTGTTGGAATAGCTGCTTTTAACTTAATTCTCGACTTTGATTTTATTGAAACCGGTGCGGCTAACGGTGCACCTAAGTATATGGAATGGTACGGAGCATTTGCTCTGATGGTTACTCTCGTTTGGCTCTATCTAGAAATATTACGATTACTTTCTAAATTAAGATCCAGCGATTAA